A window from uncultured Desulfobacter sp. encodes these proteins:
- the glk gene encoding glucokinase has translation MNHPAFLAADIGATKTNICLYTFPGRLVANSPLVQFRTADFSGIEALIPNFLSGRKVDLSFCVFGVPGPVYNGRAQITNLPWVLDEKKIQRDLNLTTVRLVNDLEATAYALPELKSKDIFTLSAGKKESKGNKAIIAPGSGLGESFLIWDGVTYNSFASEGGHGDFAPNSKIECDLFAYLQKKYGHVSYERVCSGQGIYNIYRFFKDQKYEKEPIWLTKEFESAGKDPVPVIIKTALNTGKQCRICVKTITLFAAILGAEAGNLGLRMLARGGVYLGGGLPERVLSFLKEKAFLQAFYHKGRMSSLIKEIPLHVITTPKAGLIGAAHYGVAHFLPDCQKDKFTVVNAVPEVT, from the coding sequence ATGAATCATCCTGCCTTTCTTGCCGCCGATATCGGTGCCACCAAAACAAATATATGCCTGTACACGTTTCCCGGGCGTTTGGTTGCTAACTCACCACTGGTTCAATTCAGAACGGCTGATTTTTCAGGCATTGAAGCATTGATTCCCAATTTTTTATCCGGCCGGAAGGTCGATCTAAGTTTTTGTGTGTTTGGGGTTCCCGGTCCCGTTTATAACGGCAGGGCTCAAATAACCAACCTTCCATGGGTATTGGATGAAAAAAAAATACAGAGGGATTTGAATCTAACGACGGTTAGGCTCGTCAATGATCTTGAGGCCACCGCCTATGCGTTGCCCGAGCTTAAATCCAAAGACATTTTTACGCTGAGTGCCGGAAAAAAAGAGAGTAAGGGAAACAAGGCGATCATTGCACCGGGGTCAGGCCTTGGCGAATCTTTTTTAATATGGGATGGAGTGACTTACAACTCCTTTGCCTCCGAAGGCGGCCATGGTGATTTTGCCCCCAATAGCAAGATCGAGTGCGATCTGTTTGCGTATTTACAAAAAAAATACGGCCATGTTAGTTACGAAAGAGTCTGTTCGGGACAAGGCATCTATAATATTTACCGATTTTTCAAAGACCAAAAGTATGAAAAAGAGCCAATCTGGCTGACCAAAGAATTCGAATCCGCAGGAAAGGACCCGGTTCCGGTGATCATAAAGACCGCCCTTAATACGGGTAAACAATGCCGGATATGTGTGAAAACCATCACTCTTTTCGCAGCTATTTTAGGAGCGGAAGCCGGAAATCTTGGATTGCGGATGTTGGCCAGGGGAGGCGTCTATCTGGGTGGGGGACTTCCTGAAAGGGTGTTGTCTTTTTTAAAGGAAAAAGCGTTCCTGCAGGCTTTTTATCATAAGGGGCGAATGAGCAGCCTGATAAAAGAAATCCCGCTGCATGTGATTACAACCCCTAAAGCCGGTCTCATTGGAGCTGCCCATTATGGAGTTGCACATTTCTTGCCTGATTGTCAAAAAGATAAATTCACAGTGGTCAACGCTGTGCCTGAAGTGACTTGA